In a genomic window of Melitaea cinxia chromosome 2, ilMelCinx1.1, whole genome shotgun sequence:
- the LOC123665709 gene encoding zinc finger protein with KRAB and SCAN domains 7-like, with the protein MDLLKKKFHIQMDVFNYLSKNEIINICRICLKKAHHVKNLFSEQEESKSILIKIHTCFQIILNFEKYFPSVICEKCLDELNIAYDFRQKCVTFEKRFSNFYKQLSGKYNDNNDSNEVEEIKTEKVIEETLPSVSDKQTDVPVANLIQNKSRCTICNKVLKTQTSLIKHKYSMHIRRKHLGKVTGFGADRRYHCPKCLYSTPHSQTLVNHMRRHNGDRPYHCECGKSFTQSSSLTAHRKTHSDTTNYTCAMCGKQFKHAFSLKKHLDVHGTGKYSCDLCHKQLKSRQSLQDHMYRHYNIRNYNCEDCGDTFVTCSELINHKKKHSNIKKVECHLCGYKTHTKKNLIIHLKRHAGDKSCKCDNCHMSFFTNGDLQRHKRVHTREKPFPCPTCAQRFTHSTSLNKHMKSVHGINSKWADIKFKVRK; encoded by the exons ATGGACCTACTGAAGAAGAAATTTCATATTCAAAtggatgtttttaattatttatcgaaaaacgaaatcataaatatatgtcgtatatgtttaaaaaaagcacatcatgtaaaaaatttattctCTGAACAAGAAGAGTCGAAAAGTATATTAATCAAGATTCACACATGTttccaaataattttaaactttgaaAAGTATTTTCCTTCAGTAATTTGTGAGAAGTGCTTAGATGAATTAAATATCGCATACGATTTTCGACAAAAGTGTGTAACCTTTGAAAAacgattttctaatttttataaacaattatctgggaaatataatgataataatgataGTAATGAGGTTGAAGAAATTAAAACTGAGAAAGTTATTGAGGAGACATTGCCATCAGTGTCCGATAAACAAACAGATGTACCAGTAGCCAATCTTATACAAAATAAGTCTAG atgtacaatttgCAACAAGGTACTAAAAACTCAGACATCATTAATAAAGCATAAATATTCTATGCATATAAGAAGAAAACACCTCGGTAAAGTAACAGGGTTTGGGGCAGATAGACGGTATCATTGTCCCAAGTGCTTGTATAGCACTCCTCACAGTCAAACTCTAGTAAATCATATGAGAAGGCATAATGGAGATCGTCCTTATCACTGTGAATGTGGTAAAAGTTTTACACAATCATCAAGTTTAACAGCACATCGTAAAACACATAGTGATACTACGAATTATACTTGTGCAATGTGTggaaaacaatttaaacatgccttttcattaaaaaaacatttagatGTTCATGGAACTGGAAAATATTCATGTGATCTCTGCCATAAACAGTTAAAATCTAGACAATCTTTACAAGACCATATGTATCGCCATTACAACATAAGAAATTATAATTGTGAAGATTGTGGTGATACATTTGTTACTTGTTCAGAactaataaatcataaaaaaaagcACAGCAATATAAAAAAGGTTGAATGTCATCTGTGTGGTTATAAAACACACACTAAAAAGAATCTAATTATTCACCTCAAAAG ACATGCTGGTGATAAATCTTGTAAATGTGATAATTGTCACATGTCTTTCTTCACAAATGGTGATCTACAACGCCATAAACGTGTTCACACTAGGGAGAAGCCTTTTCCTTGCCCCACATGTGCCCAAAGGTTTACACACAGCACAAGTCTCAACAAGCACATGAAATCTGTACATGGTATAAATAGTAAGTGGGCAGATATTAAGTTCAAAGTACGAAAATAA
- the LOC123665697 gene encoding 60S ribosomal protein L5 gives MGFVKVVKNKQYFKRYQVKFKRRREGKTDYYARKRLVVQDKNKYNTPKYRLIVRLSNKDVTCQVAYSRIEGDHIVCAAYSHELPQYGIKVGLTNYAAAYCTGLLLARRLLQRLGLDTLYAGATEVTGDEFNVEPVDNGPGAFRCYLDVGLARTTTGARVFGAMKGAVDGGLNVPHSIKRFPGYDAEAKKFNAEVHRAHIFGLHVAEYMRNLEQEDEDSFKRQFGKYIKLGVTADSIEGLYKKAHEAIRADPSHKKKEAKKDPAKQKRWNKRKLTLAERKNRIKQKKESFIKRLQAEA, from the exons atg ggcTTCGTGAAAGTcgtgaaaaataaacaatactttAAGCGTTACCAAGTCAAGTTCAAGAGGCGCCGTGAAGGTAAAACTGACTATTATGCACGAAAACGCCTTGTCGTCCAG GACAAGAATAAATACAATACACCCAAATATCGTCTTATAGTCCGTCTCTCAAACAAGGATGTGACATGCCAAGTTGCATACTCGCGGATTGAAGGGGACCACATTGTTTGTGCAGCTTACTCACATGAATTACCTCAGTATGGTATCAAA GTGGGCTTAACCAACTATGCAGCGGCATATTGCACTGGTCTCCTTCTTGCCAGGCGCTTGTTACAAAGACTAGGTCTGGACACCTTATATGCAGGAGCCACTGAAGTCACTGGCGATGAATTTAATGTGGAACCCGTAGACAATGGACCTGGTGCATTCAG atGTTACTTAGATGTTGGTCTGGCTCGCACAACAACTGGTGCCAGAGTGTTTGGAGCTATGAAGGGTGCTGTGGATGGTGGCCTCAATGTCCCTCATTCCATCAAGAGATTCCCTGGTTATGATGCAGAGGCAAAGAAATTCAATGCTGAAGTACACAG GGCTCACATCTTTGGTCTTCATGTAGCAGAGTACATGCGTAATCTAGAACAAGAGGATGAAGATTCTTTCAAGAGACAGTTCGGCAAATATATCAAACTTGGTGTTACTGCTGATTCT atTGAAGGTCTATACAAAAAAGCCCATGAAGCAATCCGTGCTGACCCATCCCACAAGAAGAAGGAAGCCAAGAAGGATCCAGCTAAACAGAAACGTTGGAACAAACGTAAGCTTACCCTGGCTGAGAGGAAGAACAGGATTAAGCAGAAAAAGGAGTCTTTCATCAAAAGATTACAAGCAGAAGCTTAA
- the LOC123665731 gene encoding 1-acyl-sn-glycerol-3-phosphate acyltransferase alpha: MASSYSYPELFLAGFIFTLPFLYEKSNVFRYYLKFFLYYVYVLITCTILLPVVLLYPRDVTNLIVASRFCRYASHIVGIEWELKGMEHWDNEQCYIVISNHQSSLDILGMFEMWPRMKRCTVVAKRPLMFAGAFGFGAWLSGLVFIDRLKTEKARQLMKEATKRVIQDKTKLWIFPEGARFNKGSIQPFKKGAFYLAIDAQIPIMPVVFSQYYFLDNETKTFEPGKVVITTLPPIPTKGMTRNDLESLSDMAREQMIEVFNESSKDLVKQKKIAI, encoded by the exons ATGGCTTCCTCCTATTCATATCCTGAGTTATTTTTGGCGGGTTTTATATTTACCTTGCCATTTTTATACGAAAAAAGCAATGTTTTTcgatattatttaaagttttttctttACTATGTTTATGTGCTAATAACATGTACAATATTACTGCCTGTAGTGTTATTATATCCGCGCGACGTTACAAATCTAAT cgTAGCATCTCGGTTCTGCCGGTATGCTTCTCATATCGTTGGGATAGAGTGGGAATTAAAGGGAATGGAACACTGGGATAATGAACAATGCTACATCGTAATTTCTAATCATCAAAGCTCGTTAGatattttag GTATGTTTGAAATGTGGCCTCGCATGAAACGATGTACTGTTGTCGCGAAAAGACCTTTAATGTTTGCTGGTGCATTTGGCTTTGGGGCTTGGCTTTCAGGTTTAGTTTTTATAGACCGTCTTAAAACTGAAAAAGCTCGGCAACTAATGAAAGAGGCTACTAAAAGAGTAATACAGGACAAG accAAGCTTTGGATCTTTCCTGAGGGAGCGCGATTTAATAAAGGCAGTATACAGCCTTTCAAGAAAGGAGCATTTTATCTAGCAATTGATGCCCAAATACCAATAATGCCTGTTGTGTTTAGCCAGTACTATTTTCTTGACaatgaaacaaaaacatttgaaccag GAAAAGTTGTTATTACTACTTTGCCCCCTATACCTACAAAAGGAATGACAAGAAACGATTTGGAATCTCTTTCTGATATGGCTCGTGAACAGATGATTGAAGTATTCAATGAAAGTTCCAAGGATCtagtaaaacaaaagaaaatagcTATCTAG
- the LOC123665720 gene encoding protein-associating with the carboxyl-terminal domain of ezrin, translating to MGNDTSHLNGLEIEEKAIEVTDFWSHYQATIKDSCRYFSLKSDGSVSVFKGEIVLGPLWTVSTPLEKFSNNLLKYRHPCIVRYLSSWQQRSTFHLATEYVQPLAHILNSQTPLQICIGLNNILQALVFLHEQAGMSHNNVGVSSVYVSGDGQWKLAGLQYLCTFNELNVAYLKHARIHRYDKAIDPNEDSQEISSKVDQYAFAVLVEDVFKGHSDDEVPHLKEFKAYCRSCLQNPNPEKRPNLSEVLKDNFFNHEFITIYKFLNFLPLKSEEERNEFFSNILSHLKVYDEETVAKQLGGLLLSRLTLLDQTARKDVLPFILKPKNDRLQFGESTGFFSLSIFKEHLKPRLLQLFSVRDSQIRMLLLSHFTKFVHVFTHEELSQQILPELLLGIKDTDDNLVASTLICLSELVPILGADTVVGGKRSKLFTDGRPKGNLTKSNTKIDPDFYLANKVLRDFHSPQTIFPDDGSTSTFGFEQTITLNERPSPVGGEAIENDVITSDTQRNFALHSEDDWDDWDNSNKQLVTIDDKPIIKNTTDTVLMEENSQDTKSLSKLLTTDKETVSTKATLLQKAAFEAKKNMVDISELDIKNQKIDMNNKKDDFDFFADMMPVIEKQKVVTIIEKPDNFTKLNFIPGDEADENEGWGENWND from the exons ATGGGAAACGATACTTCTCATTTAAACGGCTTAGAAATAGAAGAGAAGGCAATAGAAGTAACTGACTTCTGGTCACATTACCAGGCTACTATAAAAGACAGTTGTAGGTACTTTAGTTTGAAGAGTGATGGGTCAGTTTCCGTTTTTAAAGGAGAAATAGTATTAGGTCCATTATGGACAGTATCAACACCTTTAGAAAAATTTTCAAAC AATCTTTTAAAATATCGGCATCCATGCATAGTGAGATATTTATCAAGTTGGCAACAAAGATCCACATTCCACTTGGCAACAGAATATGTCCAGCCTTTAGCACACATCTTGAATTCACAAACACCTCTTCAAATTTGTATAggacttaataatattttgcaaGCTTTAGTTTTTCTTCATGAACag gCAGGAATGTCACACAATAATGTTGGTGTATCGTCTGTTTATGTATCTGGGGATGGACAATGGAAACTAGCCGGCTTACAATATTTGTGTACATTTAACGAGTTGAATGTTGCTTATTTAAAACATGCTAGAATACACAG GTATGACAAAGCTATAGACCCAAATGAAGATTCACAAGAAATAAGTTCAAAAGTAGATCAGTATGCCTTTGCAGTATTAGTCGAAGATGTCTTTAAAGGTCACAGTGATG aTGAAGTACCTCACTTAAAAGAATTTAAAGCATACTGTAGAAGTTGTTTGCAAAATCCAAATCCTGAGAAAAGACCTAACTTATCAGAAgtattaaaagataatttttttaatcatgaaTTTATTACCATTTATAAGTTTCTTAATTTCCTACCTTTAAAGAGTGAGGAAGAGAGAAATGAATTCTTCTCAAACATTTTGAGCCATCTCAAGGTTTATGACGAAGAAACTGTTGCAAAGCAACTTGGCGGGTTATTACTATCAAGACTTACTCTACTAGATCAAACAGCACGAAAAGATGTGCTACCATTCATTTTAAAACCTAAAAATG ACAGATTACAATTTGGTGAATCCACTGGATTCTTTAGTCTTAGTATATTTAAAGAGCATCTAAAACCAAGACTACTCCAGTTGTTTAGTGTCAGAGATAGTCAAATTCGCATGCTTTTACTGTCTCATTTTACCAAATTTGTTCATGTATTTACACATGAAGAACTATCTCAGCAAATCTTACCAGag TTGCTTCTGGGTATAAAAGATACAGATGACAATCTAGTTGCATCTACCTTAATTTGCCTCAGTGAATTGGTACCAATACTAGGAGCTGACACAGTTGTTGGAGGGAAAAGATCAAAGCTATTTACAGATGGTAGACCAAAGgggaatttaacaaaatctaACACAAAAATTGATCCTGATTTTTATTTAGCTAACAAAGTATTAAGAGATTTTCACTCTCCTCAAACAATATTCCCGGATGATGGAAGTACATCTACATTTGGATTTGAgcaaactataacacttaatgAAAGACCTTCTCCTGTTGGGGGTGAAGCTATAGAAAATGATGTTATAACATCAGATACTCAGAGGAACTTTGCATTGCATTCAGAGGATGACTGGGATGATTGGGATAACTCTAACAAACAATTAGTGACTATAGATGACAaaccaattattaaaaatactacagATACAGTATTAATGGAGGAAAATTCACAGGACACCAAGTCGTTATCTAAACTTTTAACAACAGATAAAGAAACAGTGTCAACAAAAGCCACTTTACTGCAGAAAGCTGCTTTTGAAGCGAAAAAGAATATGGTAGATATATCTGAGCTAGACATCAAGAATCAAAAGATTGATATGAACAATAAAAAGGACGATTTTGACTTTTTTGCTGATATGATGCCAGttatagaaaaacaaaaagttgTTACGATTATTGAGAAGCCTGATAATTTTACTAAGTTGAATTTTATACCTGGTGATGAAGCAGATGAAAATGAAGGTTGGGGAGAAAATTGGAATGATTAA
- the LOC123662029 gene encoding uncharacterized protein LOC123662029, with protein MEYFIPFADVSFDVKVPRWYNVECAEVPVAARKDSALAAWAEAFLRVLDYNLDTNKASGPDGIPAKVLKTCAPEVSPVLTRLYRLSLKSAQVPKAWKITKVQPLPKKGSRADPTNYTILSLSPPYCVKVWSVY; from the exons ATGGAGTACTTCATTCCATTTGCTGACGTATCATTTGATGTCAAGGTCCCTAGGTGGTACAATGTAGAATGTGCTGAAGTTCCCGTTGCAGCGCGTAAGGACTCAGCGCTTGCAGCATGGGCTGAAGCCT TTTTGAGAGTACTCGACTACAATTTGGATACGAATAAGGCCAGTGGCCCTGACGGGATACCAGCTAAAGTTCTTAAAACATGTGCTCCTGAGGTATCTCCGGTTCTAACGcgcttgtaccgcctctctctaaaATCAGCTCAAGTTCCTAAAGCTTGGAAGATTACCAAAGTACAACCTTTACCTAAAAAGGGTAGTCGTGCCGACCCGACCAACTATACCATCCTATCGCTATCACCTCCATACtgtgtaaaagtttggagcgtATACTGA
- the LOC123665738 gene encoding NADH dehydrogenase [ubiquinone] 1 beta subcomplex subunit 8, mitochondrial, with protein sequence MALALIKKAVLSNPNSLRKTVGIFYNVSRNHWNYQYKPGPYPRTEEERAAAAKKYGLLVEEYQPYPEDMGYGDYPKLPDIGTDSKDPHYPYDIPDLKRNFNEPFHVKAEIIGEDRYDISMRPRIPVWEQLTWFLGTVGGCFLLYFFLEDYKIGRPVTAKQYPRDGPHYLFSEK encoded by the exons ATGGCTTtggctttaattaaaaaagccGTTTTATCTAATCCCAATTCCTTGCGTAAAACTGTAgggatattttataatgtttcaaGAAACC ATTGGAACTATCAATACAAACCTGGTCCATATCCTAGAACTGAAGAAGAGCGAGCAGCTGCTGCAAAGAAATATGGGTTACTTGTAGAAGAATATCAACCTTATCCTGAAGATATGGGTTATGGGGATTATCCAAAACTGCCTGATATTGGTACCGATTCTAAAGATCCGCATTATCCATACGACATACCAGACTTGAAACGAAATTTCAACGAACCA tttcatGTCAAAGCAGAAATCATTGGTGAAGATCGTTATGATATAAGCATGAGGCCAAGAATTCCTGTGTGGGAACAACTGACTTGGTTTTTGGGAACTGTCGGAGGCTGTTTCTTATTATACTTCTTTTTGGAAGACTATAAGATTGGCAGACCAGTCACTGCTAAACAATATCCACGTGATGGCCCCCACTACTTGTTCAGCGAAAAGTAG